One window of Solwaraspora sp. WMMA2056 genomic DNA carries:
- a CDS encoding tRNA (adenine-N1)-methyltransferase produces the protein MATGAVPTTPVSARRGPFQPGDRVQLTDPKGRMHTITLSPGRSFHTHRGIVAHDDLIGLPDGSVVTSAGGTAYLALRPLLADYVLGMPRGAQVIYPKDAAQIVAMGDVFPGARVLEAGAGSGALSCSLLRAVGVDGEVHSYEMRPDFADIARANVEGFFGGPHPAWRLHVGDVATCREVGFDRIILDMLSPWELVDLVSTALVPGGVFIGYVATTPQVSELVEALREVGGFTEPRAWESLVRDWHVDGLAVRPDHRMIGHTAFLVSARRLAPGVTAPPRRRKPSKGAEAYALRRQDRTAAPPPAVSGTDVVGESTGVEPE, from the coding sequence GTGGCAACCGGCGCTGTCCCCACCACTCCGGTCTCTGCCCGGCGTGGCCCGTTCCAGCCCGGCGACCGGGTGCAGCTGACCGACCCGAAGGGTCGGATGCACACGATCACCCTGAGTCCGGGGCGGTCCTTCCACACCCATCGGGGCATCGTGGCGCACGACGACCTGATCGGGCTGCCGGACGGCAGTGTGGTGACGTCTGCGGGCGGCACCGCCTACCTGGCACTGCGGCCGCTGCTGGCCGACTACGTGCTGGGAATGCCGCGCGGTGCGCAGGTGATCTACCCGAAGGACGCCGCGCAGATCGTGGCGATGGGTGACGTGTTCCCAGGGGCGCGGGTGTTGGAGGCCGGTGCCGGCTCCGGCGCGTTGTCCTGTTCGTTGCTGCGGGCCGTCGGCGTCGACGGCGAGGTGCATTCGTACGAGATGCGACCGGACTTCGCCGACATCGCCCGGGCGAACGTCGAGGGGTTCTTCGGCGGTCCCCATCCGGCGTGGCGGTTGCACGTCGGGGACGTGGCGACCTGCCGGGAGGTGGGCTTCGACCGGATCATCCTGGACATGCTCAGCCCGTGGGAGCTGGTGGACCTGGTCTCCACCGCGCTGGTGCCCGGCGGGGTGTTCATCGGTTACGTCGCGACGACACCGCAGGTCAGTGAGCTGGTCGAGGCGTTGCGTGAGGTGGGCGGGTTCACCGAACCACGGGCCTGGGAGTCGCTGGTGCGCGACTGGCACGTCGACGGGCTCGCGGTGCGCCCGGACCACCGGATGATCGGGCACACCGCGTTTCTGGTGTCGGCCCGGCGGCTGGCCCCCGGGGTGACCGCGCCGCCGCGGCGGCGCAAGCCGAGCAAGGGCGCCGAGGCGTACGCGCTGCGTCGGCAGGACCGCACGGCGGCCCCACCGCCGGCGGTGTCCGGCACCGACGTGGTCGGGGAGTCGACCGGGGTGGAGCCGGAGTGA
- a CDS encoding ABC transporter permease: MLRATLKSLLSRKLRLVLSGVAIILGVLFVSSATVLTDSLSDRFERLFQTVNADVAVQVQAADPASQQAQPPLLTEADLDRLAAVPGVASVSGDASATGVIPFRAADGKAVPSQAPQLGIGLADTGDDDALLQVAQGRVPAADDEVALTRLTAEQAGVTVGDRLRVYVSSTYETSEYEVVGLLEYSGGRATLGGETLVAFTVAQAQQLFYGETGVFGAAQLTADAGIADNELKRLVAAEVPTGFEAVTGAELADQQASQFTQLLTFVNWFFLGFALIALLVGMFLIFNTFNILVAQRSRELALLRALGASWTQVTSTVLIEALVVGLIAATLGLAAGVGVAAGLQYVAVSALSLPAGGLIVSPTAVLASYLVGVLMTVVAALVPAIRASSVPPIAAMRDVVRPDRSLTALTITGAVVTAIGAVGLALGLAGVPGVTAIALGGGVLLSMIGVALLSPALTRPIAGTVGRLVSWGTASGLGRRNTLRNPRRTAVTAAALMIGVTLVSTIAVIGASLKATTTDLVENGLGAEIIILTNGQQLPTGREGFDPQRLDEVADLDGVTGTLAYHLAVLTADGRPNQIVSATDLSQAGSMFAFEIEQGRLDAGDGEAVVDVNTAQTNGWALGDDVVVDMPRGGERSYEIVGIYRTALTAGLILPRSQVQYLAGPLAYQGFVATTPDADVARIVAQTEELMADYPLVTVGDRSSFVQQQNQLVDILLNIFYVLLALAVLVAFIGIINTLVLSIYERTRELGLLRAVGMSRRQIRRMVRVESLLMAVFGCLLGVGLGVALGLSASYAMRSQDVLSVVSVPYGQLAGFVVAAALAGVVAAWWPAWRASRLNVLQAIAYE; the protein is encoded by the coding sequence ATGCTGCGCGCCACGCTGAAGAGTCTGCTCTCACGCAAGCTGCGGCTGGTGCTGTCCGGGGTGGCGATCATCCTCGGGGTGCTGTTCGTGTCGAGCGCCACCGTGCTCACCGACAGCCTCAGTGACCGCTTCGAGCGGCTGTTCCAGACGGTCAACGCCGACGTCGCCGTCCAGGTGCAGGCCGCCGACCCGGCCAGTCAGCAGGCGCAACCACCGCTGCTGACCGAGGCGGACCTGGACCGGCTCGCCGCCGTGCCCGGCGTGGCCTCGGTCTCCGGCGACGCCAGCGCCACCGGGGTGATCCCGTTCCGGGCCGCCGACGGCAAGGCGGTGCCGAGCCAGGCCCCGCAGCTGGGCATCGGGCTGGCCGACACCGGCGACGACGACGCGCTGCTGCAGGTGGCCCAGGGACGGGTTCCAGCCGCCGACGACGAGGTCGCGCTCACCCGGCTCACCGCCGAGCAGGCCGGCGTCACCGTCGGCGACCGGCTGCGGGTCTACGTCTCGAGCACCTACGAGACCAGCGAGTACGAGGTGGTCGGTCTGCTGGAGTACAGCGGAGGCCGGGCCACCCTCGGCGGGGAGACCCTGGTCGCCTTCACCGTGGCACAGGCCCAGCAGCTGTTCTACGGCGAGACCGGGGTGTTCGGCGCCGCGCAGCTGACCGCCGACGCCGGCATCGCCGACAACGAGCTCAAGCGCCTGGTCGCCGCCGAGGTACCGACCGGATTCGAGGCGGTGACCGGCGCGGAACTCGCCGACCAGCAGGCCTCCCAGTTCACCCAGCTGCTGACCTTCGTGAACTGGTTCTTCCTCGGGTTCGCGCTGATCGCCCTGCTGGTCGGCATGTTCCTGATCTTCAACACGTTCAACATCCTGGTCGCCCAGCGGTCCCGTGAGCTGGCCCTGCTGCGGGCCCTCGGGGCCAGCTGGACCCAGGTGACCTCCACGGTGCTGATCGAGGCGCTGGTCGTCGGGCTGATCGCGGCCACCCTCGGGCTCGCGGCCGGCGTCGGTGTCGCCGCCGGTCTGCAGTACGTGGCGGTCAGCGCCCTGTCGCTGCCCGCCGGCGGACTGATCGTCTCGCCGACGGCGGTACTCGCCTCGTACCTGGTCGGCGTCCTGATGACCGTCGTCGCGGCGTTGGTGCCGGCGATCCGTGCCTCGTCGGTGCCGCCCATCGCGGCGATGCGCGACGTGGTACGCCCGGACCGGTCGTTGACCGCGCTCACCATCACCGGCGCGGTCGTCACCGCCATCGGCGCCGTCGGGCTCGCCCTCGGGCTCGCCGGCGTACCCGGAGTGACCGCCATCGCCCTCGGTGGTGGCGTCCTACTGTCGATGATCGGCGTGGCGCTGCTGTCCCCCGCCCTGACCCGGCCGATCGCCGGCACCGTCGGACGCCTGGTCAGCTGGGGTACGGCCAGCGGGCTCGGGCGGCGCAACACTTTGCGTAACCCGCGCCGCACGGCGGTAACCGCCGCCGCGCTGATGATCGGCGTGACCCTGGTCAGCACCATCGCCGTGATCGGCGCGTCGCTGAAGGCGACCACCACCGACCTGGTCGAGAACGGACTCGGCGCGGAGATCATCATCCTGACCAACGGTCAGCAGTTGCCAACCGGACGGGAAGGTTTCGACCCGCAGCGACTCGACGAGGTCGCCGACCTCGACGGGGTTACCGGCACCCTCGCCTACCACCTCGCGGTACTCACCGCCGACGGGCGACCCAACCAGATCGTCTCCGCCACCGACCTGTCCCAGGCCGGGTCGATGTTCGCCTTCGAGATCGAACAGGGTCGCCTCGACGCCGGCGACGGCGAAGCGGTGGTGGACGTCAACACCGCGCAGACCAACGGCTGGGCGCTCGGCGACGACGTCGTCGTCGACATGCCGCGCGGCGGCGAACGGTCCTACGAGATCGTCGGGATCTACCGCACCGCGCTGACCGCCGGCCTGATCCTGCCGCGGTCACAGGTGCAGTACCTCGCCGGGCCGCTGGCGTACCAGGGGTTCGTCGCCACCACGCCGGACGCCGACGTCGCACGCATCGTCGCCCAGACCGAGGAGCTGATGGCCGACTACCCGCTGGTGACCGTCGGCGACCGGTCGAGCTTCGTACAGCAGCAGAACCAACTGGTCGACATCCTGCTCAACATCTTCTACGTCCTGCTGGCGCTGGCCGTGCTGGTGGCGTTCATCGGAATCATCAACACGCTCGTCCTGAGCATCTACGAACGAACCCGCGAGCTGGGCCTGCTGCGAGCGGTGGGGATGAGCCGGCGGCAGATCCGCCGGATGGTCCGCGTCGAATCGCTGCTGATGGCGGTCTTCGGCTGTCTGCTCGGCGTCGGACTGGGCGTCGCGCTCGGCCTGTCCGCCTCGTACGCGATGCGCAGCCAGGACGTACTGTCCGTGGTGAGCGTCCCGTACGGGCAGCTGGCCGGATTCGTGGTGGCCGCCGCCCTGGCCGGAGTGGTCGCCGCGTGGTGGCCGGCCTGGCGGGCGTCCCGGCTCAACGTGCTGCAGGCCATCGCCTACGAGTGA
- a CDS encoding M50 family metallopeptidase: protein MEETAQRPDRRPDRRPGLSLGRVLGFPVYLNASVLLLAVLVTVVYGEFVRTQLDVPPPVRYAVGLGFVVCLLGSVLLHELGHALTARRYGIGVRGITLEMLGGYTEMDRDAPTPRVDLLVSLAGPAVSLLLGLVAVVVTVLLPDRTLIDQLAFQLAVANLLVAAFNSLPGLPLDGGRALRAAVWAMTRDRHVGTEVAGWVGRLVAAVTALVVVTLTVTGLLSPFGLIFMLLVSFTLWQGAGQSIRVARIGRRFPLVDLAVLARPIFAVPSGTSLAEAERRGAEASGSGPVGAADRGMPAVGVVDAAGRLVALVDRTAAAAVPAPRRPWVAVDTVARGVDGLPRIPVGLDGEQVVRTVQERPGAQYLVTRDDEVIGVLQVADLAQLLEPSRKMNP from the coding sequence ATGGAGGAGACCGCGCAGCGACCTGACCGCCGTCCTGACCGGCGACCGGGGCTCAGCCTCGGCCGGGTACTGGGCTTTCCGGTCTACCTCAACGCGTCGGTGCTGCTGCTCGCGGTCCTGGTCACCGTCGTGTACGGCGAGTTCGTCCGCACCCAGCTCGACGTGCCGCCGCCGGTGCGGTACGCCGTGGGTCTGGGTTTCGTGGTCTGTCTGCTCGGCTCGGTCCTGCTGCACGAGCTGGGGCACGCGTTGACCGCCCGTCGGTACGGTATCGGGGTGCGCGGCATCACCCTGGAGATGCTCGGCGGATACACCGAGATGGACCGGGACGCGCCGACACCGAGGGTGGACCTGCTGGTGTCGCTGGCGGGTCCGGCGGTGTCGTTGCTGCTGGGCCTGGTGGCGGTGGTGGTCACCGTACTGCTGCCCGACCGTACCCTGATCGACCAGCTGGCGTTCCAGCTGGCGGTGGCGAACCTGCTGGTGGCCGCGTTCAACTCGCTGCCCGGGCTGCCCCTCGACGGTGGCCGGGCGCTGCGGGCGGCGGTCTGGGCGATGACCCGGGACCGGCACGTCGGCACCGAGGTGGCCGGCTGGGTGGGCCGGTTGGTGGCGGCGGTGACCGCCCTGGTGGTGGTGACCTTGACCGTGACGGGCCTGCTGTCGCCCTTCGGACTGATCTTCATGCTGCTGGTGTCGTTCACCCTCTGGCAGGGTGCCGGGCAGTCGATCCGGGTGGCCCGGATCGGCCGTCGGTTCCCGCTCGTCGACCTGGCGGTGTTGGCCCGTCCGATCTTCGCGGTGCCCAGCGGGACCTCGCTGGCCGAGGCCGAGCGTCGGGGCGCCGAGGCGTCCGGGTCGGGTCCGGTCGGCGCGGCGGATCGCGGTATGCCGGCGGTGGGTGTGGTGGACGCGGCCGGTCGGCTCGTGGCGTTGGTCGACCGGACGGCGGCGGCTGCGGTGCCCGCGCCGCGCCGGCCGTGGGTGGCGGTCGACACGGTGGCCCGCGGCGTGGACGGGCTGCCCCGGATCCCCGTCGGTCTCGACGGCGAGCAGGTGGTCCGTACCGTTCAGGAACGTCCGGGCGCGCAGTATCTGGTGACCCGGGACGATGAGGTGATCGGCGTCCTGCAGGTCGCCGATCTCGCCCAGTTGTTGGAGCCGAGCCGAAAGATGAATCCGTGA
- a CDS encoding sensor histidine kinase: MRFAPWRADRSDVTGYRRDMPPATPGTPVVRRVAYRWWRRARAAGPAGPAAGLLARDGLLAAAMVLVDLALTAIGPPEIDAGLGWPAIVGWGVLAAVPIAARRVLVWPAVVVSAATLAIPLATGHQPAGIGLGLIIMTYTAACWLPLRGAVIATTMLWLPVVTANALLLPDPQTPDLSWPYLVFINGLTALVSFFIGRAVHARRASTLALTERARVAEANQRVAAEQAVADERRRIARELHDVVAHHVSVMGVLATGARRVLHRDPDAADEALGTIAETSRSTLREMRRLLDVLRTDAEPAGAELAPQPGLSGIQSLVEQIREAGLPVTLRVDGVPGELDPGVTLTLYRIVQEALTNALKHAGTPATAEVRLSFGIYWLIVEVFDTGRGPAPERTRLGHGLVGMRERVALYGGTLRTGPRPGGGFRIYAKLPMEQLGAANREGAP, translated from the coding sequence GTGAGGTTCGCGCCGTGGCGGGCGGACCGGTCCGACGTCACCGGCTACCGTCGCGACATGCCACCCGCCACGCCCGGTACGCCCGTCGTCCGCCGTGTGGCGTACCGCTGGTGGCGCCGTGCGCGGGCGGCGGGGCCGGCCGGACCCGCCGCAGGGCTGCTGGCCCGCGACGGGCTGCTGGCGGCGGCGATGGTCCTGGTCGACCTGGCGCTCACCGCGATCGGCCCACCGGAGATCGACGCCGGTCTCGGCTGGCCGGCGATCGTCGGCTGGGGCGTCCTGGCCGCGGTGCCGATCGCGGCCCGCCGGGTGCTCGTCTGGCCGGCGGTCGTGGTCAGCGCCGCGACCCTGGCGATTCCGCTGGCCACCGGCCACCAGCCCGCCGGTATCGGGCTCGGGCTGATCATCATGACCTACACCGCCGCGTGCTGGCTACCGCTGCGCGGTGCCGTGATCGCCACGACCATGCTGTGGCTGCCGGTCGTGACGGCCAACGCCCTGCTGCTACCGGATCCGCAGACACCCGACCTGTCCTGGCCGTACCTGGTGTTCATCAACGGGCTCACCGCGCTGGTCAGTTTCTTCATCGGCCGGGCGGTGCACGCCCGGCGCGCCTCGACGCTGGCGCTGACCGAACGCGCCAGGGTCGCCGAGGCCAACCAGCGGGTCGCCGCCGAGCAGGCCGTCGCCGACGAACGGCGGCGCATCGCCCGCGAACTGCACGACGTGGTGGCGCACCACGTCAGCGTGATGGGGGTGCTCGCCACCGGGGCACGACGGGTGCTGCACCGCGACCCCGACGCCGCCGACGAGGCGCTCGGCACGATCGCCGAGACCAGCCGCAGCACCCTGCGGGAGATGCGCCGACTGCTCGACGTCCTGCGTACCGACGCCGAACCGGCCGGCGCCGAACTGGCACCCCAGCCCGGGCTCAGCGGCATCCAGTCACTTGTCGAACAGATACGCGAGGCGGGCCTGCCGGTGACGTTACGGGTCGACGGGGTACCGGGCGAGCTCGACCCGGGGGTGACGTTGACGCTCTACCGGATCGTGCAGGAGGCGCTCACCAACGCCCTGAAACACGCCGGCACGCCGGCCACCGCCGAGGTACGGCTCAGCTTCGGCATCTACTGGCTGATCGTCGAGGTGTTCGACACCGGTCGGGGCCCCGCCCCGGAGCGGACCCGGTTGGGACACGGTCTGGTCGGCATGCGCGAGCGGGTCGCCCTGTACGGTGGCACGCTGCGGACCGGTCCCCGACCCGGCGGCGGCTTCCGCATCTACGCCAAGCTGCCGATGGAGCAGTTGGGCGCGGCGAACCGAGAAGGAGCACCGTGA
- a CDS encoding HAD family phosphatase: MLFDMDGTLIDSEKLWDVALTELAVHYGGRLSDEARLTMVGSDMATTMRLLHDDLGQPERDPQVGAAWLTHRVAALFAAGVQWRPGAADLLRAVRAAGLPTALVTSTERALVEVALHTLGRANFDVVVCGDEVTATKPDPAPYLSAAAALGVPARRCLAVEDSPAGVASARAAGAAVLAVPADVSFAVAADVRVVDSLVGITVADLAAVCSGDRAVPRVEVG, translated from the coding sequence GTGCTGTTCGACATGGACGGCACGCTGATCGACAGCGAGAAACTGTGGGACGTGGCGTTGACCGAGCTGGCCGTGCACTACGGCGGCCGGCTGTCCGACGAGGCGCGACTGACGATGGTCGGGTCGGACATGGCCACGACGATGCGGCTGTTGCACGACGACCTCGGTCAGCCGGAGCGGGATCCGCAGGTCGGTGCGGCCTGGTTGACGCACCGGGTGGCTGCCCTGTTCGCGGCCGGGGTCCAGTGGCGGCCCGGGGCGGCGGATCTGCTGCGGGCGGTACGCGCCGCCGGCCTGCCCACCGCGTTGGTGACCTCCACCGAGCGGGCCCTGGTGGAGGTGGCGCTGCACACGCTGGGCCGGGCCAACTTCGATGTCGTCGTCTGTGGTGACGAGGTGACCGCCACCAAGCCCGATCCGGCGCCGTACCTGTCCGCGGCGGCCGCGCTCGGCGTGCCGGCGCGGCGGTGTCTGGCGGTCGAGGACTCGCCGGCGGGTGTCGCCAGCGCCCGTGCCGCCGGCGCGGCGGTGCTCGCCGTGCCGGCGGACGTGTCGTTCGCGGTCGCCGCCGATGTCCGGGTCGTCGACAGTCTCGTCGGGATCACCGTGGCGGACCTGGCCGCGGTGTGTTCCGGTGACCGGGCCGTGCCACGGGTGGAGGTGGGCTGA
- a CDS encoding ferredoxin: MTTPAEIRATDAPGAPTDAHLQVWVDQDLCTGDGLCVQYARDVFEFDIDGLAYVKDDEGQLQVAEGARVAVPAHLRLDVIDAAKDCPGECIHVVRADDQVEVAGPAADS; this comes from the coding sequence GTGACGACCCCGGCCGAGATCCGGGCCACCGACGCACCGGGGGCACCGACCGACGCACACCTGCAGGTCTGGGTCGACCAGGACCTCTGCACCGGCGACGGGCTCTGCGTGCAGTACGCCCGGGACGTGTTCGAGTTCGACATCGACGGGCTCGCCTACGTCAAGGACGACGAAGGGCAACTGCAGGTCGCCGAGGGCGCCCGGGTCGCCGTACCGGCGCACCTGCGGCTGGACGTCATCGACGCGGCCAAGGACTGCCCCGGTGAGTGCATCCACGTGGTGCGCGCCGACGACCAGGTCGAGGTCGCCGGTCCGGCGGCTGACAGCTGA
- a CDS encoding PD-(D/E)XK nuclease family protein — MTAETVRRTTIGADGAPEAEHPRHATLSPSRAADFKTCPLLYRFRSIDRLPERPTADQARGTLVHAVLERLFDLPAPDRTPQAAADLVAPQWQRLLAEDPALAGVLADPATTGTLGEDTGPEAPGDASHTVGPQQETFLAAARRLLDGYFTVEDPRRLEPAERETLINAVVDDELLIRGYIDRLDVSPSGDLRVVDYKTGGAPREAFESRALFQLKFYALVLWRTRGVVPRVLRLVYLRDAEICDYTPDAEELLRFERTVVALWRAILQATRSGDFRPKPSRLCDWCSYQAYCPSYGGTPPPYPDPGVPGGPPSGPGAVSS; from the coding sequence ATGACAGCGGAAACGGTACGGCGCACGACGATCGGCGCGGACGGCGCACCCGAGGCCGAACATCCCCGGCACGCCACCCTCTCGCCGTCGCGTGCCGCCGACTTCAAGACCTGCCCGCTGCTGTACCGCTTCCGCAGTATCGACCGGCTGCCGGAACGGCCCACCGCCGACCAGGCCCGCGGCACGCTGGTGCACGCGGTGCTGGAGCGGCTGTTCGACCTGCCCGCGCCGGACCGGACCCCGCAGGCCGCCGCCGATCTGGTGGCACCGCAGTGGCAACGGCTGCTCGCCGAGGATCCGGCACTGGCCGGTGTCCTCGCCGACCCGGCCACGACCGGCACGCTCGGCGAGGACACCGGCCCGGAGGCACCAGGCGACGCAAGCCACACCGTCGGCCCGCAACAGGAGACGTTCCTCGCCGCCGCCCGCCGGTTGCTGGACGGGTACTTCACCGTCGAGGATCCCCGTCGGCTGGAGCCGGCCGAGCGGGAGACCCTGATCAACGCTGTGGTCGACGACGAGTTGCTGATCCGCGGCTACATCGACCGGCTCGACGTCTCGCCCAGCGGCGACCTGCGGGTGGTCGACTACAAGACCGGCGGCGCGCCCCGGGAGGCGTTCGAGTCCCGGGCGCTGTTCCAGCTGAAGTTCTACGCGCTGGTGCTGTGGCGCACCCGGGGGGTGGTCCCCCGGGTGCTGCGCCTGGTGTACCTGCGCGACGCCGAGATCTGCGACTACACGCCGGACGCCGAGGAACTGCTGCGCTTCGAACGCACCGTCGTGGCGCTGTGGCGGGCGATCCTGCAGGCGACCCGCAGCGGTGACTTCCGGCCCAAGCCCAGCCGGCTCTGCGACTGGTGCAGCTACCAGGCGTACTGCCCGTCGTACGGCGGGACGCCGCCGCCGTACCCCGACCCGGGTGTGCCGGGCGGGCCGCCCTCCGGCCCGGGGGCCGTCTCCTCCTGA
- a CDS encoding neutral zinc metallopeptidase produces MEQPDGRSWSLTRVAALCAALVAAAACAVAPLPDGRSGEGNQPAVPGGEPAGDDGLLEGTDTVEEFEQDIAGAEALADRYWQQRFAGFGATFRPIGQTIAYYRDGEVSCGEQLIPRNNAVYCLTTASEFIAYDANWAYSVFQAVGDSFLFYLIGHEYAHGIQVRLELEYSFSIQRELAADCLAGAYLGDSVRDGTLQLDDGDLDEFQRGLEAVADDPDQPWFEEGSHGTAEQRIAAFFKGYDGSLAGCDLS; encoded by the coding sequence ATGGAGCAGCCCGACGGACGTTCCTGGAGTCTTACCCGGGTGGCGGCACTGTGTGCCGCCCTCGTCGCGGCGGCGGCCTGCGCGGTCGCGCCCCTGCCGGACGGTCGGTCGGGGGAGGGGAACCAGCCGGCGGTGCCCGGTGGGGAACCGGCTGGCGACGACGGCCTGCTGGAGGGTACGGACACGGTCGAGGAGTTCGAGCAGGACATCGCGGGTGCCGAGGCGCTCGCCGACCGGTACTGGCAGCAGCGGTTCGCCGGGTTCGGTGCCACGTTCCGGCCGATCGGGCAGACCATCGCCTACTACCGCGACGGCGAGGTGTCCTGCGGCGAACAGTTGATTCCGCGCAACAACGCGGTCTACTGCCTCACCACCGCCTCGGAGTTCATCGCCTACGACGCCAACTGGGCGTACTCGGTGTTCCAGGCGGTAGGCGACTCGTTCCTGTTCTATCTGATCGGCCACGAGTACGCCCATGGCATCCAGGTCAGGCTGGAGCTGGAGTACTCGTTCAGCATCCAGCGGGAGCTCGCGGCGGACTGTCTGGCCGGGGCGTACCTGGGCGACTCGGTGCGCGACGGCACCCTGCAGCTCGACGACGGCGACCTGGACGAGTTCCAACGCGGGCTGGAGGCCGTCGCCGACGACCCGGACCAACCCTGGTTCGAGGAGGGTTCGCACGGCACCGCGGAGCAGCGGATCGCGGCCTTCTTCAAGGGCTACGACGGTTCACTGGCCGGTTGCGACCTGAGCTGA
- a CDS encoding response regulator transcription factor, whose product MSEPASGAQSAARPVRILLADDQPLLRTGFRMVLGAEDDLDIVGEAGDGAEAVDLARRLLPDVVLMDIRMPRMDGVAATRAIVDARLPVRVLILTTFDLDEYVVGALRAGASGFLAKDVPAEDLVAAIRTVAVGEAVVAPRILRRLLDKFALTLPDPDAAPPKTVDVLTEREREVLVQMAKGLSNAEIAAALSVSETTIKTHVGHVLTKLGLRDRVQAVVLAYESGLVRPGL is encoded by the coding sequence GTGAGCGAGCCCGCATCCGGCGCGCAGTCCGCCGCCCGTCCCGTCCGGATCCTGCTCGCCGACGACCAGCCGCTGCTGCGTACCGGGTTCCGGATGGTGCTCGGCGCGGAGGACGACCTCGACATCGTGGGCGAGGCCGGGGACGGCGCGGAAGCCGTCGACCTGGCCCGGCGGCTGCTGCCCGACGTGGTGCTGATGGACATCCGGATGCCCCGGATGGACGGGGTGGCCGCGACCAGGGCGATCGTGGACGCCCGGCTACCGGTCCGGGTGCTCATCCTGACCACGTTCGACCTCGACGAGTACGTGGTCGGCGCGCTGCGGGCCGGCGCCAGCGGGTTCCTCGCCAAGGACGTGCCCGCCGAGGACCTGGTGGCCGCGATCCGTACGGTGGCCGTCGGCGAGGCCGTCGTCGCCCCCCGGATCCTGCGCCGGCTGCTGGATAAGTTCGCGCTCACCCTGCCCGACCCGGACGCGGCACCGCCGAAGACCGTGGACGTGCTGACCGAACGGGAACGGGAGGTGCTCGTCCAGATGGCCAAGGGGCTGTCCAACGCCGAGATCGCCGCCGCGTTGTCGGTCAGTGAGACCACGATCAAGACCCACGTCGGGCATGTGCTGACCAAGCTCGGGCTCCGCGACCGCGTACAGGCCGTGGTGCTGGCGTACGAGTCCGGGCTGGTCCGGCCCGGACTCTGA
- a CDS encoding ABC transporter ATP-binding protein produces the protein MTTATGPAARATDVWKVYGTGEAQVIALHGVSIDLEAGHFTAIMGPSGSGKSTLMHCLAGLDSVTRGTITIGDTTVTGLNDNGLTRLRRDKVGFIFQQFNLLPTLTAQENILLPLAIAGRKPDPAWYDTVIDTVGLRDRLHHRPTQLSGGQQQRVACARALVARPDVVFADEPTGNLDSRAGADVLGFLRNSVRDHGQTIVMVTHDPVAASYADRVVFLADGRIVSELTAPTADAVLDRLKNLDVTVPAGQEHV, from the coding sequence ATGACGACAGCGACGGGTCCAGCGGCCCGGGCGACGGACGTGTGGAAGGTGTACGGCACGGGCGAGGCACAGGTCATCGCCCTGCACGGGGTCAGCATCGACCTCGAGGCCGGCCACTTCACGGCGATCATGGGCCCCTCCGGATCCGGCAAGTCCACCCTCATGCACTGCCTCGCCGGACTCGATTCCGTCACCCGCGGCACCATCACCATCGGCGACACCACCGTGACCGGCCTGAACGACAACGGCCTCACCCGCCTACGCCGCGACAAGGTCGGCTTCATCTTCCAGCAGTTCAACCTGCTGCCCACCCTGACCGCGCAGGAGAACATCCTGCTCCCCCTGGCCATCGCCGGGCGTAAGCCCGACCCCGCCTGGTACGACACGGTGATCGACACCGTCGGCCTGCGTGACCGCCTGCACCACCGGCCCACCCAGCTGTCCGGCGGGCAACAGCAACGGGTCGCCTGCGCCCGCGCGCTGGTCGCCCGACCCGACGTCGTCTTCGCCGACGAACCCACCGGCAACCTCGACTCCCGGGCCGGCGCCGACGTCCTGGGCTTCCTGCGCAACTCGGTGCGCGACCACGGTCAGACAATCGTGATGGTCACCCACGACCCCGTCGCCGCCTCGTACGCCGACCGTGTCGTCTTCCTCGCCGACGGCCGGATCGTCTCCGAGCTGACCGCACCGACCGCCGACGCGGTCCTGGACCGGCTGAAGAACCTCGACGTCACCGTGCCGGCCGGGCAGGAGCACGTCTGA